Genomic DNA from Thalassoroseus pseudoceratinae:
AAGCATTTCAAGACTCACATCGTAAGAGATCGTGGGAGATCAATTTGCTCGAATGGAATTCGATTCGTCGGAACTTGTCTGGTGACGCGGTCGGACATAAACCCATGAGTAATTGGGGCTCATGACCGAAAACGACGATCCCGCATGCCTTCCATCCTTCAATTGATGGGATCTGGCAGACGACACGGGACGGGAAAACGCCTCGGAACGCTCAAGTCACTCGAAGCTGGATGCGGAACCATCCCACAATTCCGATAATTTGGGTTTCGACGTTGTGTTGCCTGTAGACAACGTGTGAACGGATGACCGGTGGCGTTCTTCGCGTTGCGGTCAAGTCCGATTGACGTCAAGACCGATGTTTTCTATTCTTTATTCTGCAAGACTACATTTAATATGGCGTAAAACCGCCGACATCTGTTTATTTGAAGGGCACTGTGAGTACAGTCAAAAAATCGCGAAAGACTCGCTCCCCAAAAAGCCGTTCGGCTTCAAAACCACCCAAATCAGGGTTTGCCGCTTTGGGGTTGAGCAAAACGATGCTCAAGACATTGGCAAAGATTGGATACGAAGAACCCAGCCCAGTTCAGAAAGCTGTGATTCCCATCGCTCTGACTGGTGCCGATTGCACTGGTCAGGCCCGAACTGGTACTGGCAAGACCGCCGCATTTGCGATTCCCATTCTGGAACAGTTGGACCTCGACTTCAAAGGCGTCCAAGCGATCGTGCTCGCTCCCACGCGGGAACTCAGTGAGCAAGTCGCGGAGGAATTCCGGCGATTCGCTCAAGACTTTGATTGCGAAGTCGTGACCGTCGTGGGCGGACGTTCAATGGGGCCGCAGATCAATGCTATTCAACGTGGCGCCCAAGTCGTCGTTGGCACACCGGGACGTGTCATCGATCTCATGCGGCGTGGCAATCTCAATCTCCGAGATATCGAATTCGTGGTCCTCGATGAAGCCGACCGAATGCTCGACATCGGTTTTCGGCCAGACATCGAGAAAATCCTTCGGCAATGTCCGACGGATCGGCAAACACTCTTGCTTTCGGCAACCATGCCGCCATCAGTCGAGCGACTTGCTCTACGATACATGCAGGACCCACAGCGAGTCGATCTCTCGCAGGATGGAATTTCG
This window encodes:
- a CDS encoding DEAD/DEAH box helicase, producing MLKTLAKIGYEEPSPVQKAVIPIALTGADCTGQARTGTGKTAAFAIPILEQLDLDFKGVQAIVLAPTRELSEQVAEEFRRFAQDFDCEVVTVVGGRSMGPQINAIQRGAQVVVGTPGRVIDLMRRGNLNLRDIEFVVLDEADRMLDIGFRPDIEKILRQCPTDRQTLLLSATMPPSVERLALRYMQDPQRVDLSQDGISASETIEQFYATVDEERKLGFLVRLLLKERPQQAIVFARTKRGTERIYKHFADKLPGVAMMTGDLQQSKRDRVMKRFREGSVRLLIATDVVGRGIDISGISHIVNYDIPEYHDDYVHRIGRTGRLSSSERGRAITLVTREQGGQLTSIEVRVNQLLNEYKLPDYEAFQSRGPRPKVNDSRNRGKSWTID